In Dryobates pubescens isolate bDryPub1 chromosome 12, bDryPub1.pri, whole genome shotgun sequence, the genomic stretch ctgtgaagaactttctcctcaccttgagcctaaacttcccctggcacagtttgagactgtgtccccttgttctggtgttggttgcctgggagaagagaccaacgtcctcctggctgcagcctcccttcaggtagttgtagacagcaataaggtctcccctgagcctcttctccaggctaaacaatcccaattccctcagcctcgcctcatagggcttgtgctcaaggcctctccccagcctcgttgcccttctctggacgcattcaagagtctcaatgtccttcttaaattgagggccccagaactggacacagtactcgaggtgtggcctaagcagtgctgagtgcaggggcacaatgacttccctgctcctgctggccacattattcttgatgcaggccaggatgccattggccttctaggccatctgggcacactgctggctcatgttcagccaactgtcagccagtacccctaggtccctttctgtctggctgctctccagccactctatccccagcctgtagcgctgcatggggttgttgagaccaaagtgcagcacctggcacttggacttgttgaatgccatcatgttggactctgcccatctgtccagcctgtcaaggccccactggagagcccttctaccctctaacagatcaacacctgctcccaactttgTTTCTTGAGAtcattctgtttttcttcttgctcATTTTGATCCATATGTACACACATATAAAAAAGAATATATTATGACAGTGAAACATTCCTTGTTGCAAACTTGAATGTTCTTTTCTTTGGAATTgcagtgatctctggagcttTCTGTTATGATGTAATTTTGGACAATAGACTGAATGACTGGAAACCAACAAATGTAAGCATAgtaacttcttccctgaaaagtTAGATGGCTTGCATACTTGTCCAGTGGCTCTTTTTTAATGAGGGAGAGTGGGTGGTGAggtgtgtggggtttggtttttttttattgggtATGTCTAGTACTAGTATCATTCTTAGGTCAGGTGTACTCTTTGGAAACTAGTCTCTGCTTTTATCACATTCTGGCTCTCATTGCAGAGTGCTCTTGGAAGGCACacactgttttcatttcagatgAAACGAAGCCTTGAGCTGTCTTTCAGATGCTTACAGGTTTTAGGTCTGTTCTAGTTTGAAGTACAATTCCAAAAACTGTTGATGTGACTGTTGGGACTTCAGTGCCATCTTTGTTACTATACAGATCTGCTCCTCAGCTGATTTTGCCTGGTAATGTAGATGTAACTGTAGTCTTTGTGTGAGTAGAGccctctgaaaagaaaaaggtgtgTACTATGTGTGTTTTCACCTAGTTATTTACAACATCATCAGTTTATTGTTGTAAAAGAACTGTGGGCACATTTAGCTGCAGCTCTATTCAATAGCTTGCTTATATTTCATACTGTTCAGTAAATAATCTAAGCCCTCCAAGTCTCATAACCTTACTTGGTAGCTGGTGCGATCACGAGTGGTTTACTTGTCTCTTCTTGTTCTTGTGCCCAAAGATCAGCAGAGGTGTGTATAGCTAACAAAGCATTTATTGTACAGTGGAGCATTTTTCTTCAATATGTTGTTGTATTTGAAGTAATTTACTGTGAAGTATTTTCTATATCCCACTACAAATGTAAATTCTCCTAATAACTATTTCCTATTTATCAATAAATATGAGTATGCagatttttgggggtttggcCCAAGGTGGTCAATTCCTATTTATGAATTATTCAGAACTATTTTGTCCTTTGATTTCCATGACAATAGAGGTAATTTATAAGAGGAGTCACAACTCTGGGATACCCAGAGCAATGTTTAACAGTAGCAAGGCTGTGTGTGCTGTATATTGTGTTGGGAAAATCTGAGGAGTTTTACTCCCAATTAATATATATTGGTTTAGATGGGAAAATGCTTATTGATTTGCCTGAGCAATGAATCAGTCAGTTTAAATGGTGATGATCTTTAGCAATCTGTTGCTGATAAATGCCAAGAGTTACAATCCTGCAGCAATCAATATCCCTGTGTTTAGGGTTTCTGGTAGATGATTCTTGCTTTTGACTGATACTTAGAGCTGTGTGAGCACTGCAGCCGTGAAAGAGTTGTAACAGTTTTTTTATGTATCAACTATTTTTAGGACAACTTCCGTTCTCTTACAAAGGATGCTGGAAAGCTAATACACAAAGACTTGCCATTTGAAACACTGCTTGTTGAAGCAAAAGTGGCACGTGAAATGTTTCAGCATAACAGGTAAGTGTGGCAGTTTGCCTTCCCTGCAGAAAGGTGAttagaaattaatttaaatatttGCCTGGTTTTGTAAGTCTGaagtaaaatcatagaatcgtagaatggtttgggttggcagggaccttcaaaggacatctagtccaacccccactgcagtgagcaggaacaccctccagagccttgtgtatctccagggatgaagtcTAAACTACCCCCACTGGGCAacttcttccagtgttccaccaccctgatggtaaagaacttgttcctaatatccaatataaatctactcttctctaattcaataccattgcccctcatcctatcactacaggcctttgtaaacagtccctctccaaccttcttgtaggcccccttcaggtactagaaggcatctgcaaacttactgagggcgtcctcaatccccttgtccagattaCTGATGAAGATATCAAAAGAACTGGCTCAAATACTGAGCCTTGGGGACATAACTTGTGACCaaccaccaactggatttaactccattcaccacaacCTGAAGTTTGTAATTAGGAATGTCAAGTTATGTACCCTCTTCAGTCATCACTTCTCCCACAGCTGAGTGAACATGTCTCTCTTCCCTTTGTCACGCTTcatcatttcatttttaatattctctctagcagccagcagcagacatCTTTACTGGATGGTTTTGTGACAAATGGAAAGACTAGATATTAAAGCTGAGGGGTTTTATAatcctttttttgtcttctccagaTACAAAATGGAGATGATAGAAAGGAAAGCTGCTCAGAGTAAGGATGGAACTGTAACATTACACAGGTGAGCAAACCAATTCCTATTCTGTCGTTACTCAGTGAAAGATTTGATTATAGTGCAAATTCTCTCTGCATCTGGGAAGAGTAAGTTATTTGTGATGATTTTCAGtatagaaaacatttttttcattgaTGTTTGTGGTCTCTTTAGAATaagaaaagaatggaatggaatggaatggaatggaatggaatggaatagaatagaataggaatagaatagaatagaatagaatagaatagaatagaatagaatagactggactggactggaccagttttttttccccccctaattttacttttttccccacacaacCATTGTTTTTTGATACTTAACACTTGGTGGATCTCACTACATTTCTATTTCTTGTTATGTTAAAAGTGGTAAGTGCCAGAGAGGTCTTACTGCTTTAAATGGTTTTACCTAAAATCCAAGTGAACTCCTAGTGCTTGTCAGGTTAAATAAACTAGGAACCAAAAACATGTTTGAAAACAAGAGTTAGCATTGCATAGTGGATTTTTCTTCCAAAGTTGTCAAGAGCTTCTTAACTGGCAAGCTACTGCCTTGTAGTGGTGGAGATGAGAATGGAGCTGGCTCCTGGAATACAGTTTAAGATGTAAATGTTCtttggctgggggcaggaagttTGTGTTGCAACTAGCTTAGGCTAGTGTAGGATATTCACTTTTCTAGATGTCTAAATTGTTCTGCATTTGATTTTGGAATTCACATCTCTCAAAAGAAACAGATGTCTTTGCAGTGATGATTCTTGACATTTTAGAATAATGTATCTGTTGTTCCTCCATCCCCTGTCCTTAGTGTGCTTAACGAGGGAAAATGGGTTTACCTTACCTATTGGTTGCTGGGAGAAGTTTGTGCTGAATATTCTTTTGCTATACATCTTTTTGTCTCACTTTTCTCAAATGGTTTGCAGTTTACCAAAACCTGGAAGGGAAATCCCTCTGCAGGTTGTAAATGCTGTACTATGGAAAATGTGTGATTTTGGAGAGAAGTCTGTTTCTGGTGAATGATGGAGTTATCCCACTTATTAAGCCAATATAACTTCAAAGATTTGTTAAACCTAGGACCCTCTTTCTAGACCTGAGCTTTAAATTTAATAAATCAATTTTAGGAAATTGAGTGACATGTACTTTGCATCAAGAAACTTAGAAATGATGAACTGGGGGTTTGTTTAGATTGGGTCTGAGATTTGTGTGGATTTTCTTTCGTCTGTTCTATAGATGACAATTTACTAATCAAACAAAAACCAATAGGCTTGTACTTCTCTCTGAGTGTATTTGACATAGAGTTGTTTTTTCCTCCTATCAGGTTTGGTGACTTTGTAGATGTTAGTGAAGGCCCTCATATCCCAAGGACAGGTTTCTGTTTCCAATATGAGATAACAGCAGCCCATAATCTTCAGACTAACCAATCTGAATTGATGAGAAGGTTCCAGGGTGTGTCCCTGCCAATCCATTTGAAGGTAACAAATCCATTTTGTCCTGGTTTTCCTTCTTTGAGTTAGGGCTTGCTTTCTGATCTTTATTACATGTTCTGCTGTTAGCCAAGCCTAATTCAGAGCGGAGAATggtaggggaaagggaagatgcAGATGACTTAGGTTGAATATTTGGGGTTCAATTTCCTGGAACTATTCTGGATGTGAAATCAGAACTAGAAAAGTTTGCATCAGAGGGCCCTTGATGTTATTATTTACTGCTGAAAGATTGCTTTAGATGTGCAGTTTCTGCATGGATATTTTATGCACCTTTCCTTAATTAGTTGTGCACGGTAATCTTCTAAAGCTGAGGCTGCTGACAGTGTTCACTCAGATGCAACAAGTAAGTGGTATGTGTTTTAAGTTCAACAAAAGCaggtgtagagtcctgcacctcaGGAGGAGTAACCccatgcaccagcacaggttagggaTTGACCtcctggaagcagctctgtggagaaggacctgagagtTCCAGTAGACAAGAGGTTACCTGTAAGATAGCAGTGtgcttttgtggccaagaaggtcaatggtatCATGGGGTACActgagtgtgaccagcaggttgagagtggttctcctcctcctctgttctgccctattgaggtcacatctggagtgctgtgaCCAGTCCTGAGTTTCCCATTTTGAGAGACTGGCtactactgaagagagtcccATGGAGGGCTACGAAGATGATGAAAAGACTGGAACACTTCCCTtaaaaggagaggctgagagaccttggtctatttagcctggaaaagagaagatgaaTAGGGGAACTTAATAATGCTTATAAATGTCTAAAGGTGGGTGCCAACAGGATAGggtcagactcttttcagtggtgcccagtgataggacaagggacagtgggcacaaactagagtacaggaagctccacctgaacagaaagaaaatcaatCTTTCTTTGAATGTAATGGagcacagactgcccagagagtctctttctctggagactttcaaaacctgcctggatgtgttcctgtgcaacctgatctaggtgaacctgctttagcagggggattggactagataatccCCAGAGATCCTTTACaaccccttccattctgtgattcagtgaaatGCAGAACTTTGAATTTATACTTGTGAATATGGAGTAGAAATCAAAGCAGAATTTCCAAAGTAGAAATTAACAGTAAGAGAAAAAGTGCTGGTGCTAATCAGCCTGTAGCAAAGGCTTTGCAGAACTACCTATAGGTGGAGGCAGGAGTCTTCTTTCCCAATTCCGTTGGCTTACCTGATTTTGACCTGTGGTCTCACACATGTGGTGTTGTCTCAGTTGGGGAAATTGTCAAGGGACAGGTGGGCACTGAGTTTCTAAACCTCATCTCTGTGTACCCTTCCTCATCATAAGAGTTTAACTCCCATTTTAGCCCCTTGCCCTCTCAATGATTCCACATAAGGAATGAATACGATCAGCAGATTTTAATTCGTCCCCCACTTGACACTGAAATCTTAAACAGTAATGTCTGAATGGGGGATTGTTATTGTTTTGTTGCATCATCTCTGTACACTTGTCAGAATCTGTTATgtgagaagatttttttttttccatttgggttttgttttttggccTCCagtaacaccatctaatgacaTTTAATACAGGCTCACCACATCGTGTGGCACAAACTGCTGGAAAGATCCAAGAGGCTGGTAAGTTATTAGTGATGAAGTACAGCTTGCCAAATATAAAGATATGCTTTAGCAGAGTAGAATTGGAATGATCAATGAAAGAAGATTCCTTTAGGAATGGAAAGGTGAAGAAAATTCAGATGTACATGAAATCTCTTATGCTGTTGTTCATTATCACTTTAAACTGTATTACTGTTTTTCAAATCCATTTCTACAGTTAATGTTGGTATCAGACATTTTTTACTGTTTTAATTATGAGCATGAAATAAGAAGTCTAAAAATTGGAGTAACACTTATTTACACTTACCTAGACTTTGTGTAGTAACAAGTTTTCTGGAATGGGTTTCACAGAATGCATAGAAGATGTTTCTTACAAGGAAATGCAAGGTTAAAATCTAATACCACTGAGTGACCCTAAGTGGAAGTTACTGGAGATAAAAGGGAAAGCTGTTTAGTAAGCTGCATAAATGCACTAGTTTGATTATTTAGTGCCTGTTTAAAACCTACAAGGAAAAGAgtgtgttcaggaggggattggatgtggcacttggtgccgtggtctagtaggcatgaggtcttgagtgacaggttggacttgatgatctttgaggtattttccaaccttgttgattctatgattctattattctatgattctaaaagctTCTTGCAAACATACTTCTGGTAAAGAAAAAGAGTTTCAAAGTTGAAatgtgctgagctgagagaaGCTTTACAGTGACTGAATAAATGCAAAAGGCAAGTTTTAAAGATAAATGGAACTGTAAAATATAAGCTGCATATAACCAGAGAGTCACTTTCAAGGCATATGCTTATATGTGGGAAATACTTATAAAAATTAAATAGCTGATCTTTTGGAGCTTTCAGATCAAGTGTTTTCCTTATTTGTGTGGcacaaaacaggaaaagaaaagccatgtatccaggaggaaaaaaaaagctttgtatCTACTGAACTTGTTAGCCAAGGATGTGCCCAGAGCCTAACCCATGATATTTTTCTGTGAAATTAGTTTGAAGATACTTTGTCATTCAGGTTGTTTAATTTTGGAGGCAACATTTGTCTTTGTAGACTGTCCTTTCTTGTTACAATGACAGCATGAGGTGATGATTTCCAGGATCAAGGGCAATTAAATCATGTTTAAAAATATAACAGAATTTGTTGTGTTTCTGTAGGTcactgaagaaaaatgtttggAAACGGCAGAAGATCAGGAGGCAAAAGGTGGAAGTGAAGAAGCAAAACTATCAGTATAAATTAACCTCTAAATGTACATAATAAAACGTGTCTTTTTACATGACTTATTTATGCTGCATATAAAAATGTCTTGGCTAATTAATTTGAATTCTATGGCCCAGCAAATGGAGGACAACCAGGCTGTCAGGCTCAGTCAGTctgggtttatgaaaggcaggtcatGCTTGGCTAACCTCATCTCTTTCTACAGTAAGGTGACCCTCTTAGTCGAtaaggggaaggctgtggactttactaaagcatttgacactgtctcccgcAGCATCTTCCTGGAGTTTCTGGCTGCTCATGGTGTAGATGAGTGGATGCTTCTCTGGATAAAAACTGGCTGAATGCTTGGGCctaaagagtggtggtgaatggagttaagtcCAGTTGGTGGCCACTCAAAAGTGGTCCACAGGGCTCGGTACTGGGGCCAGTCTCATTTAATATCTCTAtcaatgatctgggtgagggaaTTGAGCGCTCCTTTAGTAAGTTTGCGCATGATACCAAATATTGGGCAGCAGTGTAGATCTGCTTGAAGATAGAAGGCTCTTCAGAGGGGCCTGGACAGggtggattgatgggctgaggccagttgtatgaggttcaacaaggccaaatggtGGGTACTGCACTTCATTCAAAACATCCCCATGTAACTCTACAGGCTTGCAGGACAGTGGCTTCAACTAcctggcagagagagacctgggggtactggttgacagtcaaCTGAATGTGGGTCAGCAGTGtgttcaggtggccaagaaagccaactgCATGGTGGCTGGTATGAGAAATAGTacagccagcaggagtagggaagtgattgtgctcctgtactcagcactgatgaggccactgCTTGAGCCctgtgttcaggtttgggcctctcactacaagaaagtcaatgagttgctggagtgtgtacagagaagggcaacaaagcttctGAAGGGACTAGAGAAAAAGTCTTACaagaaggggctgagggaacttcaattgtttagtctggagaagaggaggctgatggcagaccttgctctctgcaactacttgaaaggatgttgtagtgaggtgggtgttggtctcttctcccatgtggCAAGTGATGTGGTGAGGGGAAACGGCCTCAAAGTGCATCAAGGGAGGTGTAGTCTGGACATAAGGAAAAGGTTTGCTGATGGGCTTCTGAAGTgttggagcagcctgcccagggaagtgtttgAATTGCCATCCCTGGTATTTgaaagatgtgtggatgtggtccTTACGGACATGTTTTAGCAGTAGTCTTGGCAGTGGTAGACtggtggttggacctgatgatcttaaaggtcttttccatgcTAAACATTTCTGTTGTATGACCTAAACCATGGATACATAGAATCAAACATTTCAGTCCACTTGACTGTCACTataaaaaaaatgaagggaaaataaGGTCATATTTTTTTGGGGTGATAACTCATCTTGCAAGTTAATCTTGTCCTTTTGTTGATGGCAGTTAACTGCCCAGATGCCTTCATTCGTGATTGGTGTGTATTTTGGCCTACAGACTGTAGCTGAAGTGGCATTTGGAAAGGGCATTGATAAAATGTCAAGACCCCTTGTCTGGTCTTCAACGAAGCAGCTAGTTTCAGACTTGATGTGATTGTTCCTTTTTGGAACTTCCTGATGAAATTCTACAGAGCTTTTTGCCTACTGCAATATAAAGTTGAGACAAATGGTAtctttagggggaaaaaagtagaaaagaaagaaagaaaaaaaagccctttgagaAGCCCATAAAGGGTTACCAAAGATGATTATTTTACTCATTTTAATTTCCTGCCAGAATTTAAATTAGATTCTCTGTTGTGTTTACGGTTCAGGAGATTCCAGTACACAACTCTGTAATTGTAATTGCTTCACTAATATGAAAATAGCAGAATGTATAAACTGTAAAGTTCTTTTGAGTTTAATATTTTCTGCTGTACAAATGTAATTAAAGAtgattcccctcccccccccccccccccccgaatagTACCAGGAATGTGATCTATTACTTGTCTCCCCAGAGTTAGAAGATCTGTTACACATTTTAATTCTTTGATATTTAAATAGGGTGACTTAATTAAATTTTACAAGGGGGTTTTGTTAGATGATGCTTCCCTGCACTTTGCATTTTCATTTCTAGTTCATTAGAGCTGTTCTCATTATACCAGAAGATATTATTATTACTTTGTGAAGTGCAAATATTTTCTCTATGTTACAATTAACTGCATCACTTACTTTCTCATTGATTTGCACTAGTTTTGTAAAAGCAGGGTAGCAGTTCAGTAAAATACACTGAGGGAAGGAGATCTTGCTTAGCTTAAGTAACAAGTACAGAAGAAGAAATGCTGGGTGATAGAAGTAGCTTTTGGTGAAATTATATACAAGGTATGTAAAATATATAAGCTATATTATATAAGGTATGTAAACTATATATTTGCTCCTATACATTTCTGCTCTAAGGGCAATCTTCATCATACTGATGCACTCCAAACTTCACTGCATGCCACAcatctggacagcctgttctagtgcttcatcaccctcacagtgttGAAGTTTCTCCAGaggagagctcccagagaggttgtggagtctctttcattggagactttcaaagccaacctggatgtcttcctgtgtggcctgctctaggtcatcctgctttggcagggggggttggacctgctaacctcttgaggtcccttccaacccctaaaataATGTGATTCAGCTATTTAGATTTACTGGCATACAGTGAAGTTTGGAGTGTGTCAGTATGCTAGCAGCCTGTCACATCTGATTTAGTTTCCTGTGAAATCCAACACATCTTTAAAGTACAGCCCATGGTTTCACACAGTAGCTAAGAAACTATGGgtaggtttgttttttcccctggggTTTTCTGTTTAATTAATGTTTATgtgtggggattttttggttttgtttgctagtggttgttttttgtttggttgggtttttgtgtgtgtgtgtgtgattgttttgtttttcatctgaCATCTTTCATTAACCCAGGACCACAGTGAAATTATGCCAGTGGCATGTGATCTAGGTGATGTGTTTTGACACTTAAGCCAGTTATATCACCTGTCCACACAGTCTACCCatgcctgctctgccttttgGGAATCCAATTCAGAAACCTCCTGGATTCCACCAGCTGCAGAAGGTGGTGAGAATGCTGCTTCCCCTTAGGAAAGCTTTTAACCTTAGCTGGAATGTCAtatctcttttttgtttttttaaggagGGAATCCAGCTTTCATAGTGTGCAGTGTAAGAAACGATCTGAAAGGCGTGTGGCTGGGTTGAAAAGTCGAGAGGGAATTTCCCTTCCCTGACCTTTACTGGGTCGAATACAAGTGGGTGGGGGACTGGCCGGGGAATTTACAGCGGAGCCTGGGGAAGCCGCAGAGCTCCTGCCACTAGGTGGGAGCAGTGGCTTGGGGAGGAGAGGCGCTGCCTCGCCGGcgggagagaagcagcagagtggcCCTGCGGAGACCCGGCTGAATCCCCATGGAAGGGACTTTTGCAAGTGCAGAActaggaggtggtggagtcaccatcactggaggtgtttaggaagagactggatggggcgcttggtgccatggtttagttgattagatagtgttggatgataggttggactcgatctcgaaggtcttttccaacctggttaattctattctattctattctattctattctattctattctattctattctattctattctattctattctattctattctattctattctattctattctattctattctattctattctattctattctattctattctttaccCAAAATGCTTTTGCCAGCTGAAGTTCCCACTTTGGAGAAGTTCTCCAGAAGTCTAAGCAGGAAAAGCAGTCAAAGTTCTGTAGAAGTTGGTGCTAGCTCACATCCTGGTTTACGTGGGCTCTAGAAGCTAGCTCCTTCTTTGGGAGATATGGAGCTGGAGGATGTCTTTGAAAAGCACCAGGATGCTCACAGAGGACAACAGCAgttaaaagaaaacagcagcagaaggtaGTCTCCACTTCTTTCTTGA encodes the following:
- the MRPL39 gene encoding 39S ribosomal protein L39, mitochondrial; its protein translation is MAARWVARCLRGGQERRRFITTPAASRLTSEEVIQMRNELFTKEKERQLSLYPRIEKIEVKYTGKSHPGSMFIMNKALSTPYNCAMHLSEWHCKKSVLALVDGEVWDMYRPLTKSCEIQFLTFKDEDPEEVNKAYWRSCAMIMACVLKRAFKDEYSVSLIKAPEVPVISGAFCYDVILDNRLNDWKPTNDNFRSLTKDAGKLIHKDLPFETLLVEAKVAREMFQHNRYKMEMIERKAAQSKDGTVTLHRFGDFVDVSEGPHIPRTGFCFQYEITAAHNLQTNQSELMRRFQGVSLPIHLKAHHIVWHKLLERSKRLVTEEKCLETAEDQEAKGGSEEAKLSV